Proteins from one Deltaproteobacteria bacterium genomic window:
- a CDS encoding type II toxin-antitoxin system Phd/YefM family antitoxin produces the protein MRFATMAEVTKELPAYLARAKKKKETIIVTQNGKPCALIQPISERDLERLGWKRLADEQLRAAWDGEDDALYDYL, from the coding sequence ATGCGATTCGCTACCATGGCTGAAGTCACCAAGGAGTTGCCAGCATACTTGGCGCGGGCCAAGAAGAAGAAGGAGACGATCATCGTCACGCAGAACGGGAAACCGTGCGCGCTGATTCAGCCGATCTCCGAACGGGATCTGGAGCGGCTGGGCTGGAAGCGACTGGCGGACGAGCAACTCCGGGCGGCGTGGGACGGAGAGGACGATGCCCTCTACGATTACTTGTAA